The Flavobacterium psychrophilum genome includes a region encoding these proteins:
- a CDS encoding short-chain dehydrogenase — protein sequence MSKTIFITGASRGFGRIWAEAFLKRGDKVAATARNIETLQELKDQYGDAILPIQLNVDNRQEAFDAVNKAAAHFGKLDVVINNAGYGLFGTIEEASEQEARQQIETNVFGLLWITQAALPIMRKQGHGHIIQLSSVLGVFTLPVLGIYNASKFAVEGLSETLAQEVKGFGINVTLVEPNGYSTDWGGSSSFHSAPIEAYADVKKAFTDGVTDDSYGVPEATVPAILKLVDEQNPPLRYFLGKVGLPATKELYKARIEEWEKYADVANAAHGK from the coding sequence ATGTCTAAAACAATTTTTATAACAGGCGCTTCAAGAGGATTTGGGCGCATTTGGGCAGAAGCATTCTTAAAACGTGGCGATAAAGTTGCCGCAACAGCAAGAAACATAGAAACTTTACAAGAATTAAAAGATCAATATGGAGACGCGATCCTCCCAATACAGCTAAATGTGGACAATAGGCAGGAAGCGTTTGATGCAGTAAATAAAGCAGCGGCACACTTTGGCAAGCTTGATGTAGTAATCAACAATGCCGGATACGGCTTATTTGGCACTATTGAAGAAGCCAGCGAACAGGAAGCACGCCAACAGATAGAAACCAACGTATTTGGTTTACTTTGGATAACACAGGCTGCATTACCTATCATGAGAAAACAGGGCCATGGTCATATTATTCAGCTGTCAAGCGTATTGGGCGTGTTTACATTACCTGTACTGGGAATTTATAATGCTTCAAAATTTGCTGTAGAAGGCCTAAGTGAAACATTAGCGCAGGAAGTAAAAGGTTTCGGTATAAATGTTACACTTGTAGAACCAAATGGGTATAGTACAGACTGGGGAGGATCTTCATCATTCCACAGTGCGCCAATTGAAGCATACGCCGACGTTAAAAAAGCATTTACTGATGGGGTTACAGATGATTCGTACGGTGTGCCTGAAGCTACCGTACCTGCCATCCTGAAACTTGTTGATGAGCAAAACCCGCCACTACGCTATTTTCTTGGTAAAGTTGGTCTTCCGGCTACGAAAGAACTTTATAAAGCCCGTATTGAAGAATGGGAAAAATATGCCGATGTTGCCAATGCAGCACACGGTAAATAA
- a CDS encoding phosphoesterase, producing the protein MLKKILFLLTPLLLLCSGCDMFDYHPYDGEIKGAKGINAKNIARIQEATAGKTSIKFAMMGDSQRYYDETEQFVNKLNERDDIDFVIHAGDLTDFGATNEFIWMRDIMNGLKVPYVALLGNHDCLANGEEIFHTIYGPENFTFMAGNVKFVCLNTNALEFDYSRPVPDFNFIQEALNEETPNHEKTIFAMHVRPYSEQFNNNVAWVFQDVIKRFPNLQFCLNGHDHQIQADDLFNDGLMYYGSANMAKKSYLVFTVTPDNTYTYEVVEY; encoded by the coding sequence ATGCTGAAAAAAATACTCTTTTTACTAACACCCCTCCTATTGCTATGTTCCGGTTGCGACATGTTCGACTACCATCCGTACGATGGTGAAATTAAAGGTGCGAAAGGCATTAATGCCAAAAACATTGCACGCATACAGGAAGCAACTGCCGGAAAAACAAGCATAAAGTTCGCCATGATGGGCGACTCGCAACGCTATTATGACGAAACCGAACAGTTTGTCAACAAACTGAATGAACGCGATGATATAGACTTTGTTATCCATGCCGGCGATTTAACCGACTTTGGAGCAACGAACGAGTTTATATGGATGCGAGATATTATGAACGGGCTAAAAGTGCCCTATGTAGCGCTTTTAGGCAACCACGACTGTCTTGCAAACGGTGAAGAGATATTTCACACCATCTACGGGCCGGAGAATTTCACTTTTATGGCCGGTAATGTCAAATTTGTCTGCCTTAACACCAACGCGCTTGAATTTGATTATTCAAGACCGGTACCCGATTTCAACTTCATACAAGAAGCCTTAAATGAAGAGACACCCAATCACGAGAAAACTATTTTCGCGATGCACGTGCGTCCGTACTCCGAGCAGTTTAATAATAATGTTGCATGGGTATTTCAGGATGTTATTAAACGATTCCCAAATCTGCAGTTTTGCCTTAACGGGCACGACCATCAAATTCAGGCAGACGACCTATTTAATGATGGCTTAATGTATTACGGATCGGCCAATATGGCAAAAAAATCATACTTAGTTTTTACAGTAACCCCAGATAACACTTATACTTATGAAGTGGTTGAATACTAA